The following coding sequences lie in one Alloacidobacterium dinghuense genomic window:
- a CDS encoding M3 family metallopeptidase, whose amino-acid sequence MRSLGILGQSVEEAGHPWNPDGQGIVDESSLEKWVEAALERHQKAIDRLLTLHGQRDIANTLRAYDDAIAELGAAGSQTALLDSVHPEKKIRDKAQVLTQKIAEAGTLLALNQGVYSALNAMDLTGADDGTQHYVERTLLQYRLAGVDKDEATRSRIKELQDKATLLSLTFGRNVQENVNRVQVGNVSDLEGLPEDFIKAHPPDEHGQITLTTDYPDYMPIMTFAKNAELRLRMFLAYNTRAYPANGAILLDLLKTRREIATILGFETWADLATADQMMASAANMKSFLSDLDRATKTGAEREYATVLEFVRKEKPTMVSIDADSRAYWYEQYRRVAYAFDSQSVRPYFPYRPVEKGVLHTAEKLFQVTFRPAKDADVWHESVSAWDVFDGPSSDSGEKIGRFYLDMHPREGKDKWFSAHPLIPGIAGKQVPEAALICNFPEPKEGNPGLMQYSDVVTFFHEFGHLMHAILGGQQKWAGVSGIATEGDFVEVPSQMLEEFFRDAQLLASFAKHYETGEPIPAELVEKMNRAGAFGRADWVRTQLFYTSYSLDTHYEDPEKLNLDILLQADYTKFLPYTWIDGNRMYASFTHLTGYSSNYYTYLFDKVIALDFFNQFNRSNLLEDPVALRYRKTVLEPGGTVPGKSIVQQFLGREQSIEAFTRWIGEEFEQPALASA is encoded by the coding sequence GTGAGGTCGTTAGGTATTTTGGGTCAATCCGTTGAGGAAGCGGGTCATCCCTGGAATCCCGATGGACAGGGAATCGTGGACGAATCGAGTCTGGAAAAATGGGTCGAAGCCGCCCTTGAGCGCCATCAGAAGGCCATCGATCGGCTCCTGACCTTACACGGCCAACGGGATATCGCGAACACCCTCCGGGCCTATGATGACGCAATCGCTGAGTTGGGCGCAGCCGGATCTCAGACTGCGCTGCTCGACAGCGTGCATCCGGAGAAGAAGATCCGCGATAAGGCTCAGGTCCTCACACAGAAGATCGCAGAAGCTGGTACGTTGTTGGCTTTGAACCAGGGTGTCTACAGTGCCCTGAACGCCATGGACCTCACCGGTGCCGATGATGGCACTCAGCACTATGTTGAACGGACGTTATTGCAATACCGCTTGGCAGGTGTGGACAAAGACGAGGCTACCCGGTCAAGAATCAAGGAGTTGCAGGATAAAGCAACTTTGCTCTCTCTCACGTTCGGCCGCAATGTTCAGGAGAATGTGAATCGTGTCCAGGTCGGAAATGTATCAGATCTGGAAGGTCTGCCTGAAGATTTCATCAAGGCTCACCCGCCCGATGAGCACGGGCAAATCACGCTGACAACCGATTATCCCGACTACATGCCAATAATGACCTTCGCCAAGAACGCAGAGCTGCGCCTGCGGATGTTCCTGGCCTACAACACCCGTGCCTATCCAGCAAATGGAGCGATTCTTCTCGATTTGCTGAAGACGCGTCGTGAGATTGCGACAATTCTGGGCTTTGAAACCTGGGCTGATTTAGCAACTGCGGATCAGATGATGGCTTCAGCTGCGAATATGAAGTCCTTCCTTTCCGATTTGGATCGGGCCACGAAAACCGGTGCGGAACGTGAGTACGCAACGGTCTTAGAGTTCGTGCGTAAGGAAAAGCCGACGATGGTCTCAATCGATGCCGATAGCCGGGCTTATTGGTATGAGCAATATCGTCGTGTGGCCTATGCCTTCGATTCGCAGTCGGTGCGGCCCTACTTCCCGTACAGGCCGGTGGAAAAGGGAGTTCTACACACTGCAGAGAAGCTCTTTCAAGTTACCTTTCGCCCGGCCAAAGATGCGGATGTGTGGCATGAATCGGTGAGCGCATGGGATGTCTTTGACGGTCCGAGTTCAGATTCGGGTGAGAAAATCGGTCGGTTCTATTTGGACATGCATCCGCGTGAGGGCAAGGACAAGTGGTTCAGCGCCCATCCGCTTATTCCCGGCATTGCCGGAAAACAAGTGCCGGAAGCTGCGCTGATCTGCAATTTCCCCGAGCCAAAGGAAGGCAATCCGGGGCTAATGCAATACTCCGACGTGGTGACATTCTTTCACGAATTCGGGCACCTGATGCACGCCATCCTGGGCGGCCAGCAGAAATGGGCCGGTGTGAGCGGCATCGCTACGGAAGGTGACTTCGTGGAGGTCCCGTCGCAGATGCTGGAGGAGTTCTTCCGCGACGCTCAACTGCTGGCAAGCTTTGCCAAACACTATGAGACAGGTGAGCCGATTCCCGCAGAACTTGTCGAAAAGATGAACCGTGCGGGCGCCTTCGGGCGCGCAGACTGGGTGCGGACGCAGCTCTTCTATACCAGCTACTCTCTGGACACGCACTATGAGGATCCAGAGAAGCTCAATCTCGATATTTTGCTGCAGGCAGACTACACGAAATTCCTGCCCTATACATGGATCGACGGCAACCGCATGTATGCGAGCTTTACTCATCTCACCGGGTATTCTTCGAACTACTACACCTATCTGTTTGACAAGGTGATAGCTCTCGATTTCTTCAACCAGTTCAATCGGTCGAACTTGCTTGAAGACCCTGTCGCGTTGAGATACCGCAAAACTGTTCTTGAACCTGGCGGGACGGTCCCGGGCAAGAGCATTGTCCAGCAATTTCTGGGACGGGAGCAGAGTATCGAGGCCTTCACCCGTTGGATTGGCGAGGAATTCGAACAGCCTGCTCTCGCATCGGCTTGA
- a CDS encoding SDR family NAD(P)-dependent oxidoreductase — translation MQGSKVLRQAVQGKWALVTGASAGIGLALAEQLAAAGVNLVLTARRSDRLEALAARLRSENGIEVRNITADLAEPSAPQQLLAATEESGLAIDILINNAGFGYSGEFAKGDAAWQRQMVDVNCAAVVHLTGLFLPEMIKRRRGYVMIVASTASYQPVAYMSTYAATKAFDRFLAEALAHEVAEHGVKVSALCPGPTESEFNQVAGLREMRGRSSQSAEEVARLGLEGLVEGRSWVIPYSAGKAMVFMQRFVPRRLVSGAAARMFRPKSR, via the coding sequence ATGCAGGGATCGAAGGTGCTTCGGCAGGCAGTGCAAGGAAAATGGGCGCTGGTAACTGGCGCAAGCGCGGGAATTGGTTTGGCGTTGGCGGAACAACTGGCTGCGGCTGGGGTAAATCTTGTTTTGACGGCCCGCCGTTCTGATCGACTAGAAGCGCTTGCTGCCAGACTTCGCAGCGAAAACGGCATCGAGGTACGCAATATTACTGCTGACCTCGCTGAGCCATCCGCTCCGCAACAGCTTCTTGCGGCCACCGAGGAATCGGGTCTGGCCATCGACATCCTCATCAACAACGCAGGCTTTGGCTACAGCGGCGAATTCGCAAAGGGCGATGCCGCCTGGCAGCGTCAAATGGTTGATGTGAATTGTGCTGCAGTCGTCCATCTCACCGGGCTTTTCCTGCCCGAAATGATCAAGCGGAGGCGGGGCTACGTTATGATCGTCGCTTCTACAGCCTCATATCAGCCCGTTGCCTACATGTCCACATACGCGGCCACCAAAGCCTTTGATCGCTTCCTGGCTGAGGCGCTGGCTCACGAAGTTGCCGAGCACGGAGTGAAAGTAAGCGCCCTCTGTCCGGGCCCAACGGAATCTGAATTTAACCAGGTCGCCGGATTGCGCGAAATGCGCGGTCGCAGCAGTCAATCTGCCGAAGAAGTGGCGCGCCTGGGCCTCGAAGGATTGGTTGAGGGTAGGTCCTGGGTCATCCCATACAGCGCAGGGAAGGCAATGGTGTTCATGCAGCGGTTTGTTCCTCGGCGATTGGTTTCAGGTGCTGCGGCAAGGATGTTTCGTCCGAAGTCAAGGTAA
- the aroE gene encoding shikimate dehydrogenase, giving the protein MNHVAAALSPQYLRSRIGKVCVAIIGSTPTEMIEKAETAARENPFLEFRLDYLEKPLLALPKFKTFLGERSEVTAVATCRRVAAGGKFKGKIADELEILQKAASSGFHMVDIELQTAEAIKANELEKLRARGAALIISYHDFAATKDLDGIFERIRPYEPEFIKIVSTAKNLADNVAMMHFLERARDMANLVGICMGDQGIISRVLGIRAGSVFTFAAATPGEETGPGQIAARTLHETYRIDQIDVSTRVYGVAGNPVRYSLSPLMINTAFRRETVNAVFLALQTTKMNDLLTLMREVPVHGLAVTMPLKEDILEHLEKTDPISEKIGACNTVVRAQDGKLYGFNTDVAAVVRPLERRLQLKGAKILVLGAGGAARAAVFGLKEKGAEVFILNRTAEDGQKLARQAKAKTFKRDQLAKTQFDIILNATPVGMHGVKPNHILESKEINARLVFDMVYNPIDTPLLRMAREKNIPVVTGVEMFVNQGARQFEIWTGKPAPEEEMLRVVVHALRQQAEAASNDNTKH; this is encoded by the coding sequence ATGAATCATGTCGCTGCTGCACTCTCGCCCCAGTACCTCCGATCGCGGATCGGAAAAGTTTGCGTAGCCATTATCGGGTCTACTCCGACAGAAATGATCGAAAAGGCCGAGACGGCTGCTCGCGAGAACCCTTTTCTCGAATTTCGCCTTGATTACCTGGAAAAGCCTCTTCTAGCACTGCCTAAGTTTAAGACTTTCCTGGGCGAACGCAGTGAAGTGACCGCGGTAGCTACCTGCCGTCGTGTTGCGGCCGGAGGCAAATTCAAGGGCAAAATTGCAGACGAACTGGAGATTCTGCAGAAGGCGGCGTCTTCCGGCTTCCACATGGTGGATATCGAGCTTCAGACGGCAGAAGCCATCAAGGCCAATGAACTTGAGAAGCTTCGCGCGCGCGGTGCGGCCCTCATCATCTCGTACCATGACTTTGCAGCCACCAAAGATCTTGACGGCATTTTTGAGCGCATCCGCCCATACGAGCCTGAGTTCATCAAGATCGTTTCTACCGCCAAAAATCTGGCCGATAACGTAGCCATGATGCACTTCCTGGAACGCGCTCGTGACATGGCTAACCTTGTCGGCATCTGCATGGGCGATCAGGGAATCATCAGCCGCGTTCTTGGGATCCGCGCTGGAAGTGTCTTCACCTTTGCTGCCGCTACCCCTGGCGAAGAAACTGGCCCTGGACAAATCGCTGCGCGCACGCTGCATGAAACGTACCGCATCGATCAGATCGACGTTTCGACCCGAGTTTATGGAGTGGCGGGCAATCCAGTGCGGTATTCCCTTTCGCCATTGATGATAAATACCGCCTTCCGCCGCGAAACCGTCAATGCTGTCTTTCTTGCGTTGCAAACGACGAAGATGAATGACCTGTTGACGCTGATGCGCGAGGTCCCCGTCCATGGTCTCGCGGTGACCATGCCTCTCAAAGAAGATATTCTCGAGCATCTGGAGAAGACCGATCCTATCTCGGAGAAAATCGGCGCCTGTAATACTGTCGTTCGCGCACAAGACGGCAAGCTGTACGGCTTTAATACAGACGTTGCGGCCGTGGTTCGCCCCCTCGAACGCCGGTTGCAGTTAAAGGGCGCGAAGATTCTGGTGCTGGGAGCTGGCGGAGCCGCACGCGCCGCAGTGTTCGGCCTTAAAGAAAAGGGTGCGGAAGTCTTCATCCTCAACCGCACGGCTGAGGACGGACAGAAGCTGGCGCGTCAGGCAAAAGCGAAGACATTCAAACGCGACCAGCTCGCTAAGACTCAATTCGACATCATCCTGAATGCGACACCTGTGGGGATGCACGGCGTCAAACCGAACCATATTCTCGAATCAAAAGAAATCAATGCACGTCTCGTCTTCGACATGGTCTACAACCCTATCGACACGCCGCTCCTACGCATGGCGCGCGAGAAGAACATCCCGGTTGTCACAGGGGTCGAGATGTTCGTGAATCAGGGAGCGCGTCAGTTTGAAATCTGGACCGGCAAACCGGCCCCCGAGGAAGAGATGTTACGGGTCGTAGTTCACGCGCTACGCCAACAGGCGGAAGCTGCTTCGAACGACAACACGAAGCATTAA
- a CDS encoding BadF/BadG/BcrA/BcrD ATPase family protein, translated as MMQKFLVGLDVGSTTVKAIVVDAATDKTIWQDYQRHETRQPEKVLEFLRRMESEAGISKDNTRIFITGSGGGTIAEMVGAKFVQEVHAVSLAVEKLHPEVYSVIELGGQDAKIIVFKDDEETGRKKKIPSMNDKCAGGTGAVIDKINAKLKIPASELSNQAYQGVKLHKVAGKCGVFAETDINGLQKTGTPSDELMASLFEAIVLQNLSVLTRGHTLRPHVLLLGGPNGFIRGMREAWQANIPRMWKERKVEIPDGVKPEELIKVPENAQYFAALGSVEFGKDEEAVVGRYLGVEKLLYYIDYGRAEEKAAAGGKGLVAEDAELVSFKSAYKRKKFVPAEFMPGQVVSGFMGIDGGSTSTKAALLGTDGEILCKTYQLSNGNPIQDAIEMFEKLREQIESKGASLEVLGVGTTGYAKDILRDVLHADVALVETVAHTESALKFYDDPHVIIDVGGQDIKLIVLKDGRVKDFKLNTQCSAGNGYFLQSTAEGFGLKVEDFADIAFSAKSMPSFGYGCAVFMQSDIVNFQRQGWRSEEILAGLADVLPKNVFLYVASIPNLAALGSRFVLQGGTQNNMAVVKAEVDFIKSSFRANGKEPEIIVHEHCGESGAIGAAQEALRLWKNGKQTTFIGLEAVANIRYRTTRNEDTRCYFCKNNCLRTFIDVDVNGAKQPVASDRAATAEEIAAVAAQLPSLEEIQANLPAVESHGSSCSTGGGCGSHTQSTFKAKAEPLIQIQVSPGSSKVVELPKPVEFQPRKTKVPLRMGEQRLIIATCEKGTVEDLDEMKDIKSDIDKIKEANPNFVDIAAHDVFRPRQVEVVADSVPSTKGLFVSKSIKERVPLMERRKDFRIGIPRLLNTYTYAPLFNAYFASLGLKSENIIYSDYTTPELYRAGASRGAIDPCYPSKIGIAHVYNLLATKHNKKPLNAIWFPMYDVLHSHLVNLTGSNACPTVTATPETVKAAFTKESDIFGENGILYLDPILNLQDKKICADQMYKALGPVLGLSREENDRALDAGFKALSACESEIRNQARQTLDQLEREDRIGIVMLGRVYHHDPGLNHEIMEEFQKLGYPVFSQSTLPLDEDLLDRLFGEEVRAGMITHPLDISDVWKNRYSTSTNHKVWAAKFTARHPNLVALEVSSFKCGHDAPIYGVIEGIIEQSGTPYFSFKDLDENKPSGSIRIRVETIDYFLRRYREDIIKRRQIEGDIEAQLAAFERSLRKQAEQDHDLAIAGD; from the coding sequence ATGATGCAGAAATTTCTGGTTGGTTTGGACGTTGGTTCGACCACAGTCAAAGCGATCGTTGTGGATGCAGCTACCGATAAGACAATCTGGCAGGACTATCAGCGTCACGAAACGCGGCAACCGGAGAAAGTGCTCGAGTTCCTGCGCCGCATGGAATCCGAAGCTGGCATATCAAAGGACAATACCCGCATCTTCATCACTGGCTCCGGTGGTGGAACGATCGCCGAGATGGTTGGCGCGAAATTCGTGCAGGAAGTGCATGCAGTTTCTCTTGCGGTGGAGAAGCTGCATCCCGAGGTCTATTCCGTCATCGAACTGGGAGGCCAGGACGCAAAGATCATCGTTTTCAAAGACGATGAGGAGACGGGCCGAAAAAAGAAAATCCCATCTATGAATGACAAATGCGCTGGCGGTACCGGCGCAGTCATCGACAAGATCAACGCAAAGCTGAAAATTCCTGCCTCAGAGCTGTCTAACCAGGCATATCAGGGAGTCAAGCTTCATAAAGTTGCTGGAAAGTGTGGCGTCTTCGCCGAAACCGATATCAACGGACTCCAAAAAACCGGCACCCCCTCGGATGAGTTGATGGCCTCACTCTTCGAGGCGATTGTGCTGCAGAACCTGAGCGTGCTCACGCGCGGACACACATTGCGTCCGCACGTACTTCTTCTCGGTGGCCCGAATGGATTCATCCGCGGTATGCGCGAGGCTTGGCAAGCCAACATCCCACGCATGTGGAAGGAACGCAAAGTTGAAATTCCGGATGGAGTCAAGCCGGAAGAACTGATCAAGGTACCCGAGAACGCGCAATATTTCGCTGCGTTGGGCTCGGTTGAATTTGGCAAGGACGAAGAAGCCGTGGTCGGCCGCTATCTCGGAGTTGAGAAGCTTCTTTACTACATCGACTATGGCCGTGCCGAAGAGAAAGCCGCGGCCGGCGGTAAGGGACTCGTCGCCGAAGACGCCGAACTGGTTTCGTTCAAGTCGGCCTACAAGAGAAAGAAATTCGTACCGGCAGAATTCATGCCCGGCCAGGTCGTCTCTGGCTTTATGGGAATTGATGGAGGCTCCACCTCGACCAAAGCGGCCCTGCTGGGGACAGACGGCGAGATCCTGTGCAAGACCTACCAGCTTTCGAATGGCAATCCGATCCAGGACGCGATCGAAATGTTCGAGAAGTTGCGTGAGCAAATCGAGAGCAAAGGCGCATCCCTCGAAGTCCTCGGAGTCGGCACCACCGGCTACGCAAAGGACATTCTTAGAGATGTGCTGCATGCTGACGTAGCACTGGTTGAGACAGTCGCACACACGGAGTCTGCACTCAAGTTCTACGATGATCCCCACGTCATCATTGACGTCGGCGGACAAGACATCAAACTCATCGTCCTGAAAGATGGCCGCGTCAAAGACTTCAAGCTGAACACGCAGTGCTCGGCCGGCAACGGATATTTCCTGCAATCCACTGCCGAAGGCTTTGGTCTCAAGGTAGAAGACTTCGCCGACATTGCCTTCTCCGCGAAATCGATGCCGTCTTTCGGATATGGCTGCGCCGTCTTCATGCAGTCGGACATCGTCAACTTCCAGCGACAGGGTTGGCGTTCTGAAGAGATCCTCGCTGGACTCGCTGACGTCCTGCCGAAGAATGTTTTCCTTTACGTCGCTAGCATTCCGAATCTAGCTGCCCTCGGCTCGCGCTTTGTTTTACAGGGTGGCACGCAGAACAATATGGCCGTAGTGAAGGCGGAGGTGGACTTCATCAAATCCAGTTTCCGCGCCAATGGCAAAGAGCCGGAGATCATCGTCCATGAGCATTGCGGCGAATCAGGAGCGATCGGCGCCGCTCAGGAAGCTCTGCGTCTCTGGAAAAACGGCAAACAGACTACGTTCATCGGTCTCGAAGCAGTTGCAAACATCCGCTATCGGACAACGCGCAATGAAGACACACGCTGCTACTTCTGCAAAAACAACTGTCTGCGAACCTTTATCGACGTAGACGTAAACGGAGCAAAGCAGCCGGTCGCAAGCGACCGCGCCGCCACGGCAGAAGAGATTGCTGCAGTCGCCGCACAGCTGCCGAGCCTCGAAGAGATTCAAGCCAATCTACCCGCCGTAGAATCGCATGGCTCTTCGTGCAGCACTGGTGGCGGATGCGGCTCCCACACGCAATCTACATTTAAGGCGAAGGCAGAGCCGCTGATTCAAATCCAGGTCTCTCCCGGATCAAGCAAGGTCGTCGAACTGCCAAAGCCGGTCGAATTCCAGCCGCGCAAGACCAAGGTTCCTCTTCGCATGGGCGAGCAGCGCCTGATCATCGCTACGTGCGAAAAGGGAACAGTCGAAGATCTGGATGAGATGAAAGACATCAAGTCCGACATCGACAAGATCAAAGAAGCCAATCCCAACTTCGTAGATATCGCTGCACACGATGTCTTCCGTCCGCGCCAGGTTGAAGTCGTCGCCGACTCTGTGCCCAGCACGAAAGGCCTCTTCGTTTCAAAGAGCATCAAAGAGCGCGTTCCTCTCATGGAGCGCAGGAAAGACTTCCGCATCGGCATCCCGCGCCTGCTGAACACCTATACCTATGCACCGCTCTTCAATGCGTACTTTGCCAGTCTCGGCCTGAAGTCGGAGAACATCATTTACTCCGACTACACAACGCCGGAGCTCTATCGTGCCGGCGCTAGCCGCGGCGCCATCGATCCCTGCTATCCGTCAAAGATCGGCATCGCGCACGTCTACAACCTGCTAGCGACCAAGCACAACAAGAAACCGCTGAACGCGATCTGGTTCCCGATGTATGACGTACTGCACTCGCACCTCGTGAACCTTACTGGCTCGAATGCCTGCCCTACGGTGACCGCCACACCGGAAACCGTAAAGGCTGCTTTCACGAAAGAAAGCGATATATTCGGCGAAAACGGGATTCTCTATCTCGACCCGATCCTCAATCTTCAGGACAAGAAGATCTGCGCCGACCAGATGTACAAGGCGTTGGGACCGGTCCTCGGCTTGAGCCGCGAGGAAAATGACCGAGCACTCGATGCAGGTTTCAAAGCGCTGAGTGCATGCGAGTCGGAAATCCGCAACCAGGCGCGCCAAACGCTTGACCAGCTTGAACGTGAAGACCGCATCGGCATCGTGATGCTTGGCCGCGTCTACCACCATGATCCCGGTCTGAACCACGAGATCATGGAGGAATTCCAGAAGCTGGGCTACCCGGTCTTCTCGCAGAGCACGTTGCCGCTCGATGAAGATCTGCTGGACCGGCTCTTCGGCGAAGAAGTGCGAGCTGGGATGATCACGCATCCGCTCGACATCTCCGATGTATGGAAGAACCGCTATTCCACCAGCACGAATCATAAAGTGTGGGCGGCGAAGTTTACAGCGCGTCACCCCAACCTCGTTGCTCTGGAGGTCTCAAGCTTCAAGTGCGGGCACGATGCTCCTATCTATGGAGTCATCGAAGGCATCATCGAACAGTCCGGAACCCCGTATTTCTCGTTCAAGGATCTCGATGAGAACAAGCCTTCCGGTTCCATCCGCATTCGCGTAGAAACGATCGACTACTTCCTGCGCCGTTATCGCGAGGACATCATCAAGCGCCGCCAGATTGAGGGAGACATCGAAGCACAGCTCGCGGCCTTTGAGCGGTCGCTTCGCAAACAAGCGGAGCAGGACCATGACCTGGCGATCGCAGGAGACTGA
- a CDS encoding type II toxin-antitoxin system HicB family antitoxin has product MTEALGATVEQPTESVPVLEGSSVAHCNGCGKALLRLPEINNPKLDSSLYNLRCFGWRESEHLYVAECIDLDITAEGKTEDEAIAGLQDAMSGYLAVFFEGVETDETMALESVLRPSPLIHRIKYAVGLWLLYRLPILLFRRKQHRKTFFKVPSWMVSSHCA; this is encoded by the coding sequence ATGACAGAAGCACTAGGGGCTACCGTCGAACAGCCCACTGAAAGCGTACCCGTGCTAGAGGGGAGCAGCGTCGCGCATTGCAATGGATGCGGAAAGGCTCTCCTGCGTCTTCCGGAGATAAATAACCCCAAGCTGGACAGCTCTCTATATAACCTGCGCTGCTTTGGCTGGCGCGAATCTGAACACTTATATGTCGCTGAGTGCATTGATTTAGACATCACTGCGGAAGGCAAGACCGAAGATGAAGCGATTGCCGGATTGCAAGACGCGATGAGTGGCTACCTTGCTGTGTTCTTTGAAGGAGTCGAGACGGATGAAACTATGGCACTCGAATCTGTTTTACGCCCGTCTCCGTTGATCCACCGCATCAAATATGCCGTCGGACTTTGGCTGCTCTATCGGCTTCCGATACTACTCTTTCGCCGTAAACAACACAGGAAAACC